Proteins from a single region of Thunnus albacares chromosome 14, fThuAlb1.1, whole genome shotgun sequence:
- the etaa1b gene encoding ewing's tumor-associated antigen 1, whose amino-acid sequence MSERRTQAADFTEHWRTVSKLCRNKTRDNKTGKQACDTTTTSVMCKDLQSPQRRGCSRYPGLNNGDSPGDVEASQDIFWDPTSPTQGTAGHRNTKVVEIADIVNRIAPKDLKPKGTESPLLQWIGDSAVPCTPEIPKPRVRKKSSRQSNVEDLMKLARQFDENMQQDKETSEQLNTVNNNLSEYVTSSNTKLTETSFPSKVKNLTCPSSSDQVEAELHALFDSSTQRISGRLSQGSSTSACSQEIKGQPVTLTVAEPRRLEVKSADKSGSASHPAEGSCGFSASNCDDFDDDWENDDLLNDSFVLAMTQNPDQQQHTNTTQCTSVCKPTASINSSHQVSNLHSKPSYSGLQELCPKPKTTNRSTFKLEPNPHFQPKTAAKEVSKSNFTVIQPKSQMSEQKSATTKTLPTPQPDKMTNDQRGACVAADSVKDISDSLWDDGDDDALLYQVCDSMERISNSQPLQVSPDTCQEKQDIAVDRQRKTTVPLPIDTAWSTSAGASANRQSPCTFVRSNSLPGTSCETVNYQGWNVPMKGANSKSRMSQSLPGSRVSLGTFSMCRDSSGTFQAVNAHADVKPHTVTAKTPQNSKSHHTAFKRTVSDSAVIRSKVFVTSQMTGKCSAAEIERKKQEALARRRMRMQNTPKP is encoded by the exons ATTTGCAGAGCCCTCAGCGCCGAGGCTGCAGCAGATACCCTGGTTTGAATAATGGTGATTCTCCAGGTGATGTGGAGGCTTCACAAGACATTTTCTGGGATCCTACATCTCCCACTCAAGGGACCGCAG gGCACAGGAACACCAAAGTTGTGGAAATAGCAGATATTGTCAACCGCATTGCTCCAAAG GATCTGAAGCCGAAAGGGACTGAATCCCCTCTGCTGCAGTGGATCGGTGACAGCGCTGTCCCGTGCACACCAGAGATACCAAAGCCGAGAGTCAGGAAGAAGTCCTCTCG gcAGAGCAACGTGGAAGACCTCATGAAACTGGCCAGGCAGTTCGATGAGAACATGCAGCAAGACAAAGAGACTTCCGAACAGCTGAACACTGTTAACAATAATCTCAGTGAATACGTGACCAGTTCCAACACAAAACTGACAGAGACATCATTCCCGAGCAAGGTGAAGAACCTAACATGTCCGTCCTCCTCGGATCAGGTGGAGGCAGAGCTGCACGCTCTGTTTGACAGCTCCACTCAAAGAATCAGCGGCCGGCTAAGCCAGGGCTCCTCAACGTCAGCCTGTTCGCAGGAAATAAAAGGCCAGCCTGTGACTTTAACTGTAGCTGAACCCCGACGATTAGAGGTCAAGTCAGCTGACAAGTCTGGCTCAGCTTCACATCCTGCTGAAGGATCTTGTGGTTTTAGCGCGAGCAATTGTGATGACTTTGATGACGACTGGGAGAATGACGACCTACTTAATGACTCTTTTGTGCTGGCAATGACCCAGAATCCTGACCAGCAACAGCACACCAACACTACACAGTGCACCTCCGTTTGCAAGCCAACTGCAAGTATAAACTCTTCACATCAAGTTTCAAACCTGCACTCCAAGCCAAGCTACAGTGGCCTCCAGGAATTGTGTCCCAAACCAAAGACTACCAACCGAAGCACTTTCAAGTTAGAGCCCAACCCTCACTTCCAGCCTAAGACTGCTGCCAAAGAGGTCTCCAAGTCCAACTTCACTGTTATACAACCTAAATCACAGATGTCTGAGCAAAAATCTGCTACCACAAAAACACTGCCTACCCCTCAACCTGACAAAATGACTAATGATCAGAGGGGGGCTTGTGTTGCTGCAGACTCTGTAAAAGACATTTCAGACAGCTTATGGGATGATGGGGACGATGACGCGCTGCTCTACCAGGTATGTGACAGCATGGAGAGGATCTCCAACAGTCAGCCATTGCAAGTGAGCCCAGACACCTgccaagaaaaacaagatattgCTGTAGACAGACAGCGGAAAACCACTGTGCCTTTGCCAATTGACACGGCCTGGTCCACGAGCGCCGGTGCCAGTGCTAACAGACAGTCACCTTGCACTTTTGTTCGTTCTAACTCATTACCAGGGACTAGCTGTGAAACCGTGAACTACCAAGGATGGAACGTTCCCATGAAAGGTGCCAACAGCAAATCGCGGATGTCTCAGAGTCTCCCAGGAAGCCGCGTGAGTCTAGGCACATTTAGCATGTGTAGGGATTCCTCTGGAACTTTCCAGGCTGTGAACGCTCATGCGGATGTGAAGCCTCATACGGTGACAGCCAAGACACCACAGAACTCCAAGTCCCATCACACGGCCTTCAAGAGAACTGTATCTGACTCAGCAGTTATAAGGAGCAAAG TTTTTGTCACAAGCCAGATGACGGGGAAATGCTCTGCAGCCGAGAttgagaggaagaaacaggaagcCTTAGCCAGGAGGCGAATGCGAATGCAGAACACACCAAAACCATAA